The Verrucomicrobium spinosum DSM 4136 = JCM 18804 genome includes a region encoding these proteins:
- a CDS encoding RHS repeat-associated core domain-containing protein has translation MMTKSTPRVFLCLATAVMAVSSWLTPASAQAPSGPQPRTGRFSYGAGDDPTYQAFVIPLDFQKGVQLSPTGIAPWASGLDYGAYPWFFKIAGQSSFLIQNNSGTVTYPLEVQNPIAGFGSESGGTPLYIGQSSRFALHTGGQSAATDVPDEMSIRVYRRSDFAQQGNVVPVQVQALDIPHWKGASATNSAAEWKQFGDNGFQKTFVTTVGGVQVLETTVQLALEAGPDGMFGAGYSAPFIITHRALPGAEEYYFSVAAVGNTMVGSNAHWLAVSDPAQPGTSGTFVVGYALNFESAPPWGTTLVKTPHFQGEPAPPTYHGKTAEEIQALTPRFEHQFAAPAGSTYTQLSQAPELQGHTILDRFVTEMGNNPMALVNYVHNEIGLTDALGYNENGDIDEAAVNAGGINRSALATFQEGQGSPDEQCALLVYLLRKAGVHASYVRSSPNAVKMLDQRLSNLLRMRLKGMQTPDGTQPVPQLIGVNYPWVAAYVNVDGVNKWVHLFPWLKDTEVVEGLAVEGYLPSGTKSIREWVRKYLKAGAGDALWTLDAEDRTPGNIFLKDLDKSLQQNWPGLAKDSLGVRFRNRKFNRVQWKEFPQPTQFNTTTGTYTQSDRVSADGSRFDTVDIEIASVQFPTNKAVINGVRIMDMHNRRAVVSIAPRAEAGHYDMTFTMQPFDLENPDSGTGNYTYGADAHLRKKQVTTQHVSTVDDQFSFKVTYHRQRNYGGPVGVADQNLLGGWSHFAGITNLDFGPNQAAQAGSATTSYFNLGDLNAFCLNTGRVTDRMLKVHLEPFWKHEQERAANSSINPDYDLIQGTMAYLMGMSYYQRVSRSFETLKDTFKVHAVSMRAHGFAQLGAELNGTRDPIMVTVPNQAAKRPNLVYPVVDMNFSRTAWAGYGDLRPDAGGQGMITGADFMTNLFIAEISALEHHTIKEYIKVEDSDAVSTVDLIHRVQQDGNANTNVVELTADNYVTEKTKTYSFESQTKTLQNWAPSLWTSVEAAFSGWDKNLARVFITPGPVAGAAGQWKGMGALIIGKSQAGALIGRINGGASNWLFGGSNTYSSSSLSFGSSTISISSSGTLSFSPQPAYTPSYGFLSDSWSMSSTSSVASLLGSAGGFLSSSSSWYYDVYSTPSGSLGSQFLSNVSTGMLLGNTSSTLTFGDYYGSSGYGGFVGDPVNSITGELYADELDLTLPGPIPLQIRRNYSSQSRAYGHFGYGWKMSYFPYMVPVDGTDKLQVAELDGSVIVYARNTANLAQEEWTVRAQDNPHLTNGDGLELGSVRNLFRNRILRTSPGGVVTYTLYGADGSTRVYEKRSYPVFGASPAISRERPYLKRWTDSAGNYLDFKFFGDGVSGDPWYVATSNSSYGELARVQASNGNYYGFKYDVYGHIVEIYTGDGRRISYRYDGSGDLVEVTLPDNSWVRYDYLHEQGKVGSTSNTAWSSTHLIKKEIRPGGRTVESDYQLYVQGDLDLEGNVIGAGSDKIGKTSHLRRVVQQRATVGKHSGGNNEALPAAESYEPVRNATYSYFNSEDANGMTTGRTEILDAYNRKTIYYYTNNRLTKVFDPVSTVTNAATGAGTNPKMEQEWYTALDVTNGVPGAFAGGLKSLQHRGGVRTEFSYNSGGDATEIRVKGDLDGDGVFTDVAVTTATYNSLHLPELITHPHPTTGLATGRRTRYYYQDAARPYAVTRVENQDASGTVLNASTTSYQDAFSNPSNQAQVPFCKGMVSTTKMAEGTAEEAVTVYQQDARGFITRRTGYSGQVDQTNYPDVVIEYSHNLRGELVEERVMEGVVARKVNRYAYDDMGRRLWIENLNESGTQLGWNYTYYNLTGEVEWTDGSRTNPEDYTYTRYDGAGRKVEHVAWRSRAKADGTGVEAVPGVEQYATTKYFYNLFGDLIKIMDPRGHTGKAGYDGIGRKTLTEAYQGDWQNGGTLLARETTAYDDALLKVTQTDSRGGVTQKFFTSDAKPRRQINPDGTVLEWRYYLDGRIKREPVSEHQYHEYAYNDTTRTTTKTLKNASGQTQGSEVTTADRRGNVVSSTNFVGHVTTSTFDNLDRAMTTVLPASGATSAAQSTTVSYDAAGLKNKAVSSLGESTETVCDALGRKVSVTVRNAANAIITQSASTYSLDSHQVTATTGSGGEQLTQSTWTDTAGRTVLVKHADGTYARTEYDAAGNAAAVTDESGQTTKTSYDGMNRVALTLLPDGAATQYIYTNLGGGGQKVERLMPQGLKEVATLDAAGRPTESYLEGSGGVQSRRYHTYQFYTAGKEKGMLQLFTDPRGLVHTSTYDDWQRILATTVGTVGSPAYVKREMLAYDVRGQVTHVKETTAAGVTEILRAYDGQGHLEYEKTKLDGVVISHLANTYDGSGRRNGLARGGDVSPLGSGAGGSWGFGYRADGLLAQVSLGGGTFNYTYGDSGLLKTRSNPFRTYTVPGSGGRDNRGRVLAAQTRLTGRSVDVVAEAISWTSDSRQASYAATRLTANDGTGTATWQDARNYQYSAQRRQLISESWVPGDGQSARTQLHEHDYGQPGGLGIYTGRETPAPSGSTGSQLFLVNDAAMEGGAGINALGRVTREVSGFETLGLTAQGTAKGAKNVELVVNTKSELSEVQHPAATRFTSGAWSRQLWMPAGGYNLLAKGNHPSGQFSAQANATFNLGVRHFGVENLFDDDGNVTHRHIAGGFAQNGRSQSLTWDGFGRLVKVVQEEYGGFGYEWTAVYDGFGRRLQTKYVPKRGNLYQTAEQVIERSWYDPLVEFLEVGIEITRGSGGAAVTERWWKVHGPDLSGGYGGLVGMGGLEALVNEANAQAVGTVDDAYGHIVGFARATTLSAAAGGTLAFEWNDARFGGYGPLSGSWSPSLPDGLSVWRAFGWRGKRQDVTGFYHMGARYYEPASGRFLSTDPMGHEASMSLYDYAGGDPINFVDPEGRSAINIWSSPVLGTSYGIYSESWNSGSSSFGSGQSAVPPAVQPKTGFLSGLWGGTKDLAVGFWEGAENIGHTLGYAAVNIFDNDLAEELYGTGYHRMAGFTSEVGYQLTSIYDNDLANDIYGSTRNGFADTIANYGLDLYEGNRNVGSDLQFILKEASGGQDASWDYRAGYVIPAIVSAIVERKMSTGGGLPGYCFAPGTPVLMGDGSTRPVETIREGDWIMADDPEDERAAAPQRVLALHKNWSDHLYEVRVDNDRDGLPDGALKATGGHPFWTKNRGWIKVCNLQPNDILADASGGDSRVLDTKVEERISATYNLSVANIHTFFVMAGKVPVLVHNTNPGPRTYIIYQAPIQGTNQIYTGRASMPGLVSGTDVLDYRFAGGHHRGIDFSSATVVSHVQSLQGTGSVEYQAIRGAEQIWYDRAVLNEHAARQIAPISASNVMRDDYLRAAQTLNQSGSLDLPCPRR, from the coding sequence ATGATGACGAAGAGCACTCCCCGGGTCTTTTTGTGCCTGGCCACGGCCGTGATGGCTGTGAGCTCATGGTTGACTCCGGCCTCCGCCCAGGCCCCGTCCGGCCCCCAGCCGCGCACGGGCAGGTTTTCCTACGGGGCGGGGGATGACCCCACGTACCAGGCGTTTGTGATTCCGCTGGATTTCCAGAAGGGGGTGCAGCTCTCCCCCACGGGCATTGCGCCGTGGGCCTCCGGGCTGGACTACGGTGCCTACCCGTGGTTCTTCAAGATCGCGGGGCAGTCCAGCTTCCTCATCCAGAACAACAGCGGCACGGTGACCTACCCGCTGGAGGTGCAGAACCCGATCGCGGGCTTCGGCAGTGAGTCGGGCGGGACGCCGCTGTACATTGGCCAGAGCAGCCGCTTTGCCCTGCACACGGGGGGGCAGTCTGCGGCGACAGATGTGCCGGATGAGATGAGCATCCGCGTGTACCGGAGGTCGGACTTTGCCCAGCAGGGGAACGTGGTGCCGGTGCAGGTGCAGGCGCTGGACATCCCGCACTGGAAGGGGGCCTCGGCCACGAACTCGGCGGCGGAGTGGAAGCAGTTTGGTGACAACGGATTTCAGAAGACCTTTGTGACCACGGTGGGCGGGGTGCAGGTTCTGGAAACAACGGTGCAGCTGGCGCTGGAGGCGGGGCCGGACGGCATGTTTGGCGCGGGCTACTCCGCGCCGTTCATCATCACGCACCGGGCGCTGCCGGGTGCGGAGGAGTACTACTTCTCTGTGGCGGCGGTGGGGAACACGATGGTGGGCAGCAACGCCCACTGGCTGGCGGTGAGTGATCCGGCCCAGCCGGGCACGAGCGGGACGTTCGTGGTGGGTTATGCCTTGAACTTCGAGTCCGCCCCGCCCTGGGGCACCACGCTGGTGAAGACGCCCCACTTCCAGGGGGAGCCTGCGCCGCCCACGTACCACGGGAAGACGGCGGAGGAGATCCAGGCGCTGACGCCGCGGTTCGAGCACCAGTTCGCCGCGCCCGCGGGCAGCACGTACACGCAGCTCAGCCAGGCGCCGGAGCTGCAGGGGCACACCATCCTGGACCGCTTCGTCACGGAGATGGGAAACAACCCCATGGCGCTGGTGAACTATGTGCACAATGAGATCGGCCTGACGGATGCGCTGGGCTACAATGAGAACGGGGACATCGATGAGGCGGCGGTGAATGCGGGGGGGATCAACCGCAGTGCGCTGGCCACCTTCCAGGAGGGGCAGGGCTCGCCGGATGAGCAGTGTGCGCTGCTGGTGTATCTGCTGCGCAAGGCGGGGGTGCACGCGTCTTATGTGCGCTCCTCGCCCAATGCGGTGAAGATGCTGGACCAGCGCCTGAGCAACCTGCTGCGCATGCGGCTCAAAGGCATGCAGACGCCGGATGGGACGCAGCCGGTGCCGCAGCTCATCGGGGTGAACTACCCGTGGGTGGCGGCCTATGTGAATGTGGACGGGGTGAACAAGTGGGTGCACCTCTTCCCCTGGCTGAAGGACACGGAGGTGGTGGAAGGCCTGGCTGTGGAAGGGTATCTGCCCAGCGGGACGAAGAGCATCCGTGAATGGGTGCGCAAGTACCTGAAGGCGGGGGCCGGTGATGCGCTCTGGACGCTGGATGCAGAGGACCGCACGCCGGGGAACATCTTTCTGAAGGATCTGGACAAGTCCCTGCAACAGAACTGGCCGGGGCTGGCGAAGGACAGCCTGGGCGTGCGCTTCCGCAACCGGAAGTTCAACCGTGTGCAGTGGAAGGAGTTCCCCCAGCCGACGCAGTTCAACACGACGACGGGGACGTACACGCAGAGCGACCGCGTGAGTGCGGACGGTTCGAGGTTTGACACGGTGGATATTGAGATCGCCAGCGTGCAGTTCCCCACGAACAAGGCGGTCATCAATGGGGTCCGGATCATGGACATGCACAACCGCCGGGCGGTGGTGAGCATTGCTCCCCGGGCCGAGGCCGGGCACTACGACATGACCTTCACCATGCAGCCCTTCGACCTGGAGAATCCGGACTCCGGCACGGGCAACTACACCTACGGGGCAGATGCGCACCTGCGCAAGAAACAGGTGACGACGCAGCATGTCAGCACGGTGGATGACCAGTTCAGCTTCAAGGTCACCTACCACCGCCAGCGCAACTATGGGGGTCCGGTGGGTGTGGCGGATCAGAATCTGCTGGGCGGGTGGAGCCACTTCGCGGGCATCACGAACCTGGATTTCGGCCCCAACCAGGCAGCGCAAGCTGGCAGCGCGACGACCTCTTATTTCAATCTGGGCGATCTGAATGCCTTCTGCCTGAACACGGGCAGGGTGACGGACCGGATGCTGAAGGTGCATCTGGAGCCGTTCTGGAAGCATGAGCAGGAACGGGCTGCGAACTCCAGCATCAATCCGGACTATGACCTGATCCAGGGCACGATGGCCTACTTGATGGGCATGTCCTACTACCAACGGGTGTCACGCTCGTTTGAAACGCTGAAGGACACGTTCAAGGTGCATGCGGTGTCCATGCGCGCCCATGGGTTTGCCCAGCTGGGGGCGGAGCTGAATGGTACACGGGACCCGATCATGGTGACAGTGCCCAACCAGGCGGCCAAGCGGCCCAATCTGGTGTACCCGGTGGTGGATATGAACTTCAGCCGCACGGCATGGGCCGGCTACGGGGACCTGCGACCAGATGCGGGCGGACAAGGAATGATCACGGGGGCGGACTTCATGACGAACCTGTTCATCGCAGAGATCTCTGCCCTGGAGCACCACACGATCAAAGAATACATCAAGGTGGAGGACAGTGATGCTGTCTCCACGGTGGATCTGATTCACCGGGTGCAGCAGGATGGGAACGCGAACACCAACGTGGTTGAGCTCACAGCAGACAACTATGTGACGGAGAAGACGAAGACCTACTCCTTCGAGTCGCAGACAAAGACGTTGCAGAACTGGGCACCCAGCCTGTGGACCAGCGTGGAGGCGGCCTTTTCAGGTTGGGACAAGAACCTGGCGCGTGTCTTCATCACGCCCGGACCGGTGGCGGGAGCGGCCGGGCAGTGGAAGGGCATGGGGGCACTCATCATTGGCAAGAGCCAGGCGGGGGCCTTGATTGGGCGCATCAATGGTGGTGCTTCGAACTGGCTGTTCGGCGGCTCCAACACGTACTCATCGTCCAGCCTGAGTTTCGGCAGCTCCACGATCAGCATCTCCAGCAGCGGCACGTTGAGTTTTTCCCCACAGCCTGCCTACACGCCGAGCTATGGGTTTCTCTCAGACAGCTGGTCGATGAGCTCCACATCCAGTGTGGCCAGCCTGCTGGGCTCGGCGGGTGGTTTCCTCTCCAGCAGCAGTTCGTGGTATTACGATGTGTACAGCACGCCATCGGGCTCGCTCGGCAGCCAGTTTCTGAGCAACGTGAGCACCGGCATGCTGCTGGGCAACACGAGCAGCACGCTCACCTTTGGTGACTACTACGGCTCGTCTGGGTACGGGGGCTTTGTGGGGGATCCGGTAAACTCCATCACCGGGGAGCTGTATGCGGATGAGCTGGATCTGACGCTGCCGGGCCCGATCCCGCTCCAGATCCGGCGCAACTACAGCAGCCAGTCCCGCGCGTACGGTCACTTTGGCTACGGATGGAAGATGTCCTACTTCCCCTACATGGTGCCGGTGGATGGTACGGACAAGCTGCAGGTGGCCGAGCTGGATGGCTCGGTGATCGTGTATGCCAGAAACACGGCGAACCTGGCGCAGGAGGAATGGACGGTGCGCGCCCAGGACAACCCCCATCTCACCAACGGTGACGGGCTGGAGCTGGGATCTGTACGCAATCTCTTCCGGAACCGGATCCTGCGCACCAGCCCGGGTGGTGTGGTCACGTACACGTTGTACGGGGCAGATGGGAGCACGCGGGTCTATGAGAAACGGAGCTATCCCGTCTTTGGTGCCAGCCCTGCCATCAGCCGCGAACGGCCGTATCTGAAGCGGTGGACGGACTCGGCGGGGAACTACCTCGATTTCAAGTTTTTTGGCGACGGGGTTTCGGGGGATCCGTGGTATGTGGCGACGTCGAATTCGTCCTACGGCGAGCTGGCGCGGGTGCAGGCGAGCAATGGCAACTACTACGGGTTCAAGTACGATGTGTATGGTCACATCGTGGAGATCTATACGGGAGACGGGCGGCGCATCTCCTACCGGTATGACGGCTCCGGCGACCTGGTGGAGGTGACGCTGCCGGACAACTCGTGGGTTCGATACGACTACCTCCATGAGCAGGGCAAGGTGGGGAGCACCAGCAACACGGCGTGGTCATCCACCCACCTGATCAAGAAGGAGATCCGCCCCGGGGGGCGGACGGTGGAGAGCGACTACCAGCTCTATGTGCAGGGTGACCTGGACCTGGAGGGGAACGTCATCGGTGCCGGAAGCGACAAGATCGGCAAGACCTCACACCTGCGGCGTGTGGTGCAGCAGAGGGCCACGGTGGGCAAGCACAGCGGAGGAAACAACGAGGCCCTGCCTGCGGCCGAGTCCTATGAGCCGGTGCGCAATGCCACCTACAGTTACTTCAACAGCGAGGATGCGAACGGGATGACCACCGGCCGGACGGAGATCCTGGACGCGTACAACCGCAAGACGATCTACTATTACACCAACAACCGGCTGACCAAGGTCTTTGACCCGGTGAGCACGGTGACGAATGCCGCGACGGGCGCGGGCACCAATCCGAAGATGGAGCAGGAGTGGTACACGGCGCTGGATGTGACCAACGGGGTGCCGGGGGCGTTTGCGGGGGGCTTGAAATCGCTGCAACACCGTGGTGGGGTGCGCACGGAGTTCAGCTACAACAGCGGCGGGGATGCGACGGAGATCCGCGTGAAAGGGGACCTGGACGGTGATGGCGTCTTTACGGATGTGGCAGTGACGACTGCCACCTATAACAGCCTGCACCTGCCGGAGCTGATCACCCATCCGCATCCCACCACGGGGCTGGCCACGGGCAGGCGCACCCGCTACTACTACCAGGATGCGGCGCGGCCCTATGCAGTGACCCGGGTGGAGAACCAGGATGCCTCTGGCACGGTGTTGAACGCATCCACCACGAGCTATCAGGATGCCTTCAGCAACCCCTCCAATCAAGCCCAGGTGCCGTTCTGCAAGGGCATGGTGTCCACCACGAAGATGGCGGAGGGCACGGCAGAGGAGGCGGTGACGGTCTATCAGCAGGATGCGCGCGGGTTCATCACCAGGAGAACGGGCTACAGCGGCCAGGTGGATCAGACAAACTACCCTGATGTGGTCATCGAGTACTCCCACAATCTCCGGGGCGAGCTGGTGGAGGAGCGGGTGATGGAGGGTGTGGTGGCCAGGAAGGTGAACCGCTATGCCTATGATGACATGGGCCGCCGCCTGTGGATCGAGAATTTGAACGAGTCCGGCACGCAGCTGGGCTGGAACTACACCTACTACAACCTGACGGGTGAGGTGGAGTGGACGGACGGTTCAAGAACCAACCCGGAGGACTACACCTACACCCGGTACGATGGCGCGGGGCGCAAGGTGGAGCATGTGGCCTGGCGCTCACGGGCCAAGGCGGACGGCACGGGCGTGGAGGCTGTGCCAGGTGTGGAGCAGTACGCCACCACGAAGTACTTCTACAACCTCTTCGGCGATCTCATCAAGATCATGGACCCCCGCGGTCATACGGGGAAGGCAGGCTACGACGGCATTGGTCGCAAGACGCTCACGGAGGCTTACCAGGGTGACTGGCAGAATGGCGGCACCTTGCTGGCCAGGGAGACGACGGCCTATGATGATGCCTTGCTGAAGGTGACGCAGACGGATTCCCGCGGAGGGGTCACGCAGAAATTTTTCACTTCTGATGCGAAGCCGAGGCGGCAGATCAATCCGGACGGGACGGTGCTGGAGTGGCGCTACTACCTGGACGGGAGGATCAAGCGGGAACCCGTGAGTGAGCACCAGTACCACGAGTATGCCTACAACGACACGACCCGCACCACGACGAAGACGCTCAAAAATGCCAGCGGACAAACGCAGGGCAGTGAGGTGACCACGGCGGATCGCAGGGGAAATGTAGTAAGCTCGACGAACTTCGTGGGACATGTGACCACGAGCACGTTCGACAATCTGGATCGCGCCATGACGACCGTGCTGCCAGCCTCTGGAGCCACGAGTGCCGCTCAATCCACCACCGTGTCCTATGATGCCGCCGGTCTGAAGAACAAGGCGGTGAGCAGCCTGGGAGAGAGCACGGAAACGGTCTGCGATGCTCTGGGGAGGAAGGTGAGCGTGACCGTGAGGAATGCGGCAAATGCGATCATCACCCAGTCTGCCTCGACCTACAGCCTGGACTCCCACCAGGTGACCGCCACCACGGGCTCAGGAGGGGAGCAGCTGACCCAGTCAACCTGGACAGACACGGCGGGAAGGACGGTCCTCGTCAAGCATGCGGACGGAACCTACGCCCGCACGGAGTATGATGCAGCGGGGAATGCCGCCGCGGTCACGGACGAGTCCGGCCAGACCACGAAGACCAGCTACGACGGGATGAACCGGGTGGCTCTGACGCTGCTGCCGGACGGGGCTGCCACGCAGTATATTTACACGAACCTGGGCGGGGGCGGGCAGAAGGTGGAGCGGCTCATGCCTCAAGGGCTGAAGGAAGTGGCGACGCTGGATGCGGCAGGGCGCCCCACGGAAAGCTACCTGGAGGGCAGCGGGGGCGTGCAGAGCCGACGCTACCACACCTACCAGTTCTACACGGCGGGCAAGGAGAAGGGGATGCTCCAGCTGTTCACCGATCCTCGTGGCCTGGTACACACCAGCACGTATGATGACTGGCAGAGGATCCTGGCCACGACGGTGGGCACGGTGGGGAGCCCGGCCTATGTGAAGCGGGAGATGCTGGCCTATGATGTGCGGGGGCAGGTGACCCATGTCAAGGAAACAACAGCGGCCGGGGTCACGGAGATCCTGCGCGCCTATGACGGGCAGGGGCACCTGGAGTACGAGAAGACCAAGCTGGATGGAGTGGTGATCTCCCACCTCGCCAACACTTATGACGGCTCTGGACGTCGCAACGGTCTGGCACGGGGAGGGGATGTCTCGCCTCTGGGGAGTGGTGCCGGGGGCAGCTGGGGCTTTGGCTACCGTGCGGATGGCCTGCTGGCGCAGGTGAGCCTGGGGGGAGGCACCTTCAACTACACCTATGGCGACAGCGGTCTGCTCAAGACTCGCAGCAACCCCTTCCGCACCTACACAGTGCCGGGCAGCGGCGGTCGGGACAACCGCGGCCGGGTGCTGGCGGCGCAGACGCGACTGACGGGGCGCAGCGTGGACGTGGTGGCAGAGGCCATCTCGTGGACCTCTGACAGCCGCCAGGCCAGCTACGCCGCCACGCGTCTGACAGCGAACGACGGCACGGGCACGGCCACCTGGCAGGATGCGAGAAACTACCAATACAGTGCCCAGAGGCGCCAGTTGATCAGCGAGAGCTGGGTGCCTGGTGACGGCCAGAGTGCGAGGACGCAACTGCACGAGCATGACTACGGCCAGCCGGGTGGTCTGGGGATCTACACCGGGCGTGAGACGCCGGCTCCGTCTGGCAGCACGGGCAGCCAGTTGTTCCTGGTCAATGATGCGGCCATGGAAGGCGGGGCGGGCATCAATGCCCTGGGGCGGGTGACGCGTGAGGTGAGCGGCTTCGAAACCCTGGGGCTGACCGCGCAGGGAACGGCCAAGGGGGCGAAGAATGTGGAACTGGTGGTGAACACCAAGAGTGAATTGAGCGAAGTGCAGCATCCGGCGGCCACCCGGTTCACCAGCGGAGCGTGGAGCCGGCAGCTGTGGATGCCGGCGGGCGGGTACAATCTGCTGGCCAAGGGGAACCACCCCAGCGGGCAGTTTAGCGCCCAGGCGAATGCGACGTTTAACCTGGGGGTGCGGCATTTTGGCGTGGAGAACCTCTTTGATGACGATGGCAATGTGACGCATCGACACATCGCGGGAGGATTTGCCCAGAACGGCCGTTCTCAGAGCCTGACCTGGGACGGGTTTGGCCGTCTGGTGAAGGTGGTGCAGGAGGAGTACGGTGGCTTTGGCTACGAATGGACGGCCGTGTATGACGGCTTCGGACGCAGGCTGCAGACCAAGTACGTGCCGAAGCGCGGCAACCTCTACCAGACAGCGGAGCAGGTGATCGAGCGCTCCTGGTATGATCCGCTGGTTGAGTTCCTGGAAGTGGGGATCGAGATAACACGTGGCTCTGGGGGCGCGGCGGTGACGGAGCGCTGGTGGAAGGTGCATGGGCCGGACCTGAGCGGCGGCTACGGCGGGCTCGTGGGCATGGGCGGCCTGGAGGCCCTGGTCAATGAGGCCAATGCCCAGGCGGTAGGGACGGTGGATGATGCCTACGGCCACATCGTGGGCTTTGCCAGGGCGACCACGCTGAGTGCGGCCGCTGGTGGGACTCTGGCGTTCGAGTGGAATGATGCGCGCTTTGGCGGGTACGGACCGCTCTCGGGTTCATGGAGTCCATCCCTGCCAGATGGGTTGAGCGTGTGGCGCGCGTTTGGCTGGCGCGGGAAGAGGCAGGATGTGACGGGCTTCTACCATATGGGGGCGCGGTACTATGAGCCTGCAAGCGGGCGCTTCCTCTCCACCGATCCCATGGGGCATGAGGCGAGCATGTCGCTCTATGACTATGCGGGTGGCGACCCCATCAACTTCGTGGATCCAGAAGGCAGAAGCGCCATCAACATCTGGAGCTCTCCCGTTCTGGGCACGTCCTATGGCATCTACAGCGAGTCCTGGAACAGTGGCAGCAGCAGCTTCGGCAGTGGGCAGTCGGCAGTACCGCCCGCGGTGCAGCCCAAGACGGGCTTCTTAAGCGGCCTGTGGGGGGGGACGAAGGATCTTGCCGTTGGATTCTGGGAAGGCGCAGAGAACATCGGTCACACCCTTGGCTATGCCGCAGTGAACATCTTTGACAATGATCTGGCGGAGGAACTGTACGGTACGGGATATCACCGCATGGCAGGGTTCACCTCTGAGGTGGGATACCAGCTCACATCCATCTATGACAATGATCTGGCAAATGACATCTACGGCTCCACACGCAACGGCTTTGCCGACACGATCGCCAACTACGGGCTCGACCTCTATGAGGGCAATCGCAACGTGGGCTCTGATCTCCAGTTTATCTTGAAAGAGGCGTCTGGGGGCCAGGATGCGAGCTGGGACTATCGCGCCGGATACGTGATACCGGCCATCGTCAGTGCCATCGTGGAGCGGAAGATGAGCACGGGTGGTGGCCTGCCAGGCTACTGCTTTGCCCCGGGCACGCCGGTGCTGATGGGGGATGGCTCAACCCGCCCCGTGGAAACCATCCGGGAGGGAGACTGGATCATGGCCGATGATCCGGAAGACGAACGGGCTGCCGCTCCCCAGAGGGTGCTCGCATTGCACAAAAACTGGTCAGACCATCTGTACGAGGTGCGGGTGGACAATGACCGGGATGGGCTGCCCGATGGCGCGCTCAAGGCGACGGGGGGGCATCCCTTCTGGACGAAAAACCGCGGCTGGATCAAGGTCTGCAACCTTCAGCCCAATGACATCCTGGCGGATGCCAGCGGGGGCGATTCCCGGGTGCTGGACACGAAGGTCGAGGAAAGAATATCCGCCACGTACAACCTGAGTGTGGCCAACATACACACCTTCTTCGTCATGGCGGGCAAGGTGCCCGTGCTGGTGCACAACACCAATCCCGGGCCGCGCACCTACATCATCTATCAGGCACCCATCCAGGGGACCAACCAGATCTACACGGGCCGGGCCAGCATGCCCGGGCTGGTTAGCGGTACAGATGTGCTCGACTATCGGTTCGCTGGTGGACATCACCGGGGCATCGACTTCAGCAGCGCGACTGTGGTGTCCCATGTCCAGAGTCTGCAGGGCACAGGCTCAGTGGAGTATCAGGCGATTCGCGGTGCGGAGCAAATCTGGTACGACCGGGCGGTCTTGAACGAGCATGCAGCCCGTCAAATCGCGCCGATCAGTGCGTCCAATGTGATGCGGGATGACTACCTGCGGGCAGCACAGACACTCAACCAGAGCGGGTCGCTGGATCTACCCTGCCCTCGCAGATAG